A region from the Methanofollis liminatans DSM 4140 genome encodes:
- a CDS encoding DUF1538 domain-containing protein has translation MQDYKETFKEVLQAILPICIVILLLQVFLLGASVTEVLEFIFGAAMVVVGIALFLIGVKIGLLPMGEAIGAEMPKSGSLLIIVAVAFFFGFLTTVAEPDVRVLTMMIDSVSGGGIAQTPTILVIAVGVGFFVATAILRIIYRVPIMYLLAAGYGGVILLSFITPPEFLPIAFDAGGVTTGPITVPFILALGVGVTSVLGGRSALSDGFGLIGLASIGPILGVMLMGVVTAL, from the coding sequence ATGCAGGACTACAAAGAGACCTTTAAGGAGGTGCTGCAGGCCATCCTGCCCATATGTATTGTGATCCTGCTCCTTCAGGTATTCCTGCTGGGGGCATCGGTCACCGAGGTCCTCGAGTTCATCTTCGGGGCCGCCATGGTGGTCGTCGGGATCGCCCTCTTCCTGATCGGCGTCAAGATCGGCCTGCTCCCGATGGGCGAGGCGATCGGGGCCGAGATGCCGAAGTCGGGTTCTTTGCTGATCATCGTCGCGGTAGCCTTTTTCTTCGGGTTCCTGACCACCGTCGCCGAACCTGACGTGCGTGTCCTGACCATGATGATCGACTCTGTCTCAGGCGGCGGGATCGCACAGACCCCGACGATCCTGGTCATCGCCGTCGGGGTCGGTTTCTTCGTCGCGACCGCTATCCTGCGGATCATCTACAGGGTCCCGATCATGTACCTCCTTGCCGCGGGCTACGGCGGGGTGATCCTCCTCTCCTTCATCACGCCGCCCGAATTCCTCCCGATCGCCTTCGACGCCGGGGGCGTGACGACCGGGCCGATCACGGTCCCATTCATTCTGGCCCTGGGGGTCGGCGTCACCTCTGTCCTCGGGGGGCGTTCCGCACTCTCCGACGGGTTCGGGCTGATCGGGCTCGCCTCCATCGGCCCGATCCTGGGGGTCATGCTGATGGGGGTGGTCACGGCCCTATGA
- a CDS encoding P-II family nitrogen regulator: protein MICEGCKDLIVTIVKKGWADQVMQAARNAGSEGGTVLMGRGTGIHEMQSFLGIPIEPEKEIVLIVVEPEQTDGVLDAISAAAELDQPGMGIAFVIPLSRVAGRVHMLRKKEEEEGGP from the coding sequence ATGATCTGTGAAGGGTGTAAAGACCTGATCGTCACGATTGTAAAGAAAGGCTGGGCCGACCAGGTGATGCAGGCGGCGCGCAATGCAGGTTCGGAAGGGGGCACGGTCCTGATGGGGCGGGGCACCGGCATCCACGAGATGCAGTCGTTTCTCGGCATTCCCATCGAGCCCGAGAAGGAGATCGTCCTGATCGTCGTGGAGCCCGAGCAGACCGACGGGGTGCTGGATGCGATCTCTGCAGCGGCCGAACTCGACCAGCCCGGTATGGGGATTGCATTTGTCATCCCGCTCTCGCGGGTGGCAGGGCGGGTGCATATGCTCCGCAAAAAGGAGGAGGAGGAAGGGGGCCCATGA
- a CDS encoding cation-translocating P-type ATPase encodes MTEKTDPPVAVPWHALPIDETYERLSTGSRGLSSEEAARRQKQYGKNVLPAARPPGLAEIVLHQFKSPLIYILLVAGVISVLIGDVKDAGFIMLVVLINAVIGTAQEWKAEQSALQLQILLQVMASLRRDDAWRSLPAEEAVIGDLVLLESGNRVPADIRLLHAANLTVDESLLTGESAAVQKTVGVLREKIPVSDRSNMAYAGSTVVTGRGCGVVTGTGTRTEVGMIARAVSGTESAKPPLLIRMEEFSRKVGILIIAASMVMAAVALSKGTPPVEVFFLAVALVVAAIPEGLPVAITVALSIAASRMARRNVIVRKLAAVESLGSCTTIATDKTGTLTVNQQTVRVLLIPKAEPIEVSGAGYTPEGEILLAGTAALPAPMTAAVRRLARAAVICNEGSLYREDSQWVHHGDAMDVAFLSLAYKAGLEPDRVRNSVLKVAEVPFESEQMYAAVYYREEGDTQVHLAVKGALEAVLPHCTTMTTADGAVPIDAGAVERHLVDLMENGYRVLVVAEGTVSSPPGDDPELEDARPDLSLLGLVGFIDPLRPDVREAVGVAHGAGIDVVMITGDHPRTALTIARELDIARSVEEVMTGQELEGLGDPTLPSYATAIDRIRVFARVSPVQKMEIVDLMVRRGHFVAVTGDGVNDAPALRRANIGVAMGSGTDVAKDTASMIVTDDNFSSIVAGVEEGRFAYDNIRKATYLLISTGLSEVVLFILALLAGLPLPLLAVQLLWLNLVTNGIQGVALSFEAGEEGAMQRRPRDPEEGIFNALMLKETLLSGMTIGIVAFSTFWWLIGTGMEESAARNLLLLLMVLFENFHVFNCRSEYRSLFRVPLRNNTVLVAGVVLMQGLHILSLHVPFMQDLLGLAPVSLEQWFTCLVVAGIVIVVMEAFKWFEFRNGPAGGRGQAGSAA; translated from the coding sequence GTGACCGAAAAAACCGACCCACCTGTAGCGGTGCCCTGGCACGCCCTGCCCATCGACGAGACGTATGAGCGGCTGAGCACCGGTTCCCGCGGCCTCTCCTCGGAGGAGGCCGCCCGCCGGCAGAAGCAGTACGGCAAAAACGTCCTGCCGGCCGCACGACCCCCCGGCCTTGCTGAGATCGTCCTCCACCAGTTTAAAAGCCCCCTGATCTACATCCTCCTCGTCGCCGGCGTCATCTCCGTGCTGATCGGCGATGTAAAAGACGCCGGGTTCATCATGCTCGTCGTCCTCATCAACGCCGTCATCGGGACGGCACAGGAGTGGAAGGCCGAACAGAGCGCCCTCCAGCTCCAGATCCTCCTGCAGGTGATGGCGAGCCTCCGGCGGGACGACGCCTGGCGCTCCCTCCCTGCCGAGGAGGCGGTCATCGGCGACCTCGTGCTCCTGGAGTCGGGAAACCGGGTTCCTGCCGACATCAGGCTCCTGCACGCAGCCAACCTGACCGTCGACGAGTCGCTCCTCACCGGCGAGTCGGCCGCCGTGCAGAAGACGGTGGGGGTGCTCAGGGAGAAGATCCCGGTGAGCGACCGCTCCAACATGGCCTATGCAGGGAGCACGGTCGTGACAGGGCGGGGCTGCGGCGTGGTCACCGGGACCGGGACCAGGACCGAGGTGGGGATGATCGCCCGCGCCGTCTCAGGGACCGAATCGGCAAAACCCCCGCTCCTGATCAGGATGGAGGAGTTCTCCCGCAAGGTGGGCATCCTGATCATCGCCGCAAGCATGGTGATGGCCGCCGTCGCCCTCTCGAAAGGAACGCCCCCGGTCGAGGTATTCTTCCTTGCGGTCGCCCTGGTGGTCGCGGCGATACCCGAGGGCCTCCCGGTGGCGATCACCGTCGCCCTCTCGATCGCCGCCTCCCGGATGGCCAGGCGCAACGTCATCGTGAGAAAACTGGCTGCCGTGGAGAGCCTCGGGAGCTGCACCACCATCGCCACCGACAAGACCGGGACGCTGACCGTCAACCAGCAGACGGTGCGGGTGCTTCTCATCCCCAAAGCAGAGCCGATCGAGGTGAGCGGCGCCGGCTACACCCCCGAGGGGGAGATCCTCCTCGCCGGCACCGCCGCCCTCCCGGCCCCGATGACTGCCGCCGTCCGGCGCCTCGCCCGCGCCGCCGTGATCTGCAACGAGGGCTCCCTGTACAGGGAAGATAGCCAGTGGGTCCACCACGGCGACGCGATGGACGTGGCGTTCCTCTCCCTCGCCTACAAGGCCGGCCTCGAACCTGACCGCGTCAGAAACTCGGTCCTGAAGGTGGCCGAAGTCCCCTTCGAATCAGAACAGATGTACGCCGCCGTCTATTATCGCGAGGAAGGCGACACCCAGGTCCATCTCGCCGTCAAGGGCGCACTCGAGGCGGTCCTCCCGCACTGCACCACCATGACCACGGCAGACGGGGCCGTGCCCATCGACGCCGGCGCCGTGGAGCGCCACCTCGTCGACCTGATGGAGAACGGCTACCGCGTGCTTGTCGTCGCCGAAGGAACGGTTTCTTCGCCGCCGGGCGACGACCCTGAACTGGAGGACGCACGCCCCGACCTCTCCCTCCTCGGCCTGGTCGGGTTCATCGATCCCCTCCGGCCCGACGTCAGGGAGGCGGTCGGGGTGGCGCATGGGGCCGGCATCGACGTGGTGATGATCACCGGCGACCACCCGAGGACGGCGCTCACCATCGCCCGCGAACTCGATATCGCCCGGTCCGTGGAGGAGGTGATGACCGGGCAGGAACTCGAAGGCCTGGGAGACCCGACCCTCCCCTCCTACGCGACGGCGATCGACCGTATCCGGGTCTTCGCCCGCGTGAGCCCGGTCCAGAAGATGGAGATCGTCGACCTCATGGTCAGACGCGGCCATTTCGTCGCCGTCACCGGGGACGGGGTCAACGACGCCCCGGCGCTGCGGCGGGCGAACATCGGCGTTGCCATGGGGTCAGGGACCGACGTGGCGAAGGACACCGCCTCCATGATCGTGACCGACGACAACTTCTCATCCATCGTCGCCGGGGTCGAGGAGGGGCGGTTCGCCTACGACAACATCAGGAAGGCGACCTACCTGCTCATCTCCACCGGCCTCTCCGAGGTGGTGCTCTTCATCCTGGCCCTCCTTGCCGGCCTGCCCCTGCCGCTCCTGGCCGTGCAGCTCCTCTGGCTGAACCTGGTCACGAACGGCATCCAGGGGGTCGCCCTCTCCTTCGAGGCCGGAGAAGAGGGGGCGATGCAGAGACGGCCGCGGGACCCCGAAGAGGGCATCTTCAACGCCCTGATGCTGAAGGAGACCCTGCTCTCCGGGATGACCATCGGGATCGTCGCATTCTCCACCTTCTGGTGGCTGATCGGGACCGGCATGGAAGAGTCCGCCGCCAGGAACCTCCTCCTCCTGCTGATGGTCCTCTTCGAGAACTTCCATGTCTTCAACTGCCGCTCGGAGTACCGCTCCCTCTTCAGGGTCCCGCTACGGAACAACACCGTCCTGGTCGCAGGCGTGGTCCTGATGCAGGGGCTGCACATCCTCTCCCTCCACGTCCCCTTCATGCAGGACCTCCTCGGCCTCGCCCCGGTGAGCCTTGAGCAGTGGTTCACCTGCCTGGTCGTCGCCGGCATCGTCATCGTCGTGATGGAGGCGTTCAAGTGGTTTGAATTCCGGAACGGGCCCGCAGGTGGGAGGGGGCAGGCAGGATCTGCCGCCTGA
- a CDS encoding DUF1538 domain-containing protein: MNEFSPLEGIGHVVLDVILALAPLVLFFIAYQVISLRLPRAYVTSLFKGIVITLIGMVLFFQGVAIAFIPAGQSIGAYFGSSDYVWALVPFGFFLGFLTTYAEPAVRVLCYQIEQSSSGYIRGSLILYTLSFGVAVSVGLGMARIIYGFSFLPLMIAGYILAILLIRFADRDFVAIAFDSGGVATGPMAVTFLMSLAVGVAASLEGRDAVTEGFGLIAFIALAPILSVLVLGILFKHKKGGKT, encoded by the coding sequence ATGAACGAGTTCTCTCCCCTGGAGGGGATCGGGCACGTCGTCCTCGACGTGATCCTCGCCCTGGCCCCTCTCGTCCTCTTCTTCATCGCCTACCAGGTCATCTCCCTCAGGCTGCCGCGGGCCTATGTGACCAGCCTGTTCAAGGGGATCGTCATCACCCTGATCGGGATGGTGCTCTTCTTCCAGGGCGTCGCCATCGCCTTCATTCCCGCGGGGCAGAGCATCGGGGCGTACTTCGGGTCGTCCGACTACGTCTGGGCCCTCGTCCCCTTCGGGTTCTTCCTGGGGTTCCTGACGACCTACGCAGAACCGGCCGTGCGGGTGCTCTGCTACCAGATCGAGCAGTCGTCGAGCGGCTACATACGGGGGTCCCTGATCCTGTACACTCTCTCGTTCGGGGTGGCCGTATCGGTCGGCCTTGGCATGGCGCGTATCATCTATGGATTCTCGTTTCTTCCTCTCATGATCGCAGGATATATCCTGGCAATCCTTCTCATCAGGTTTGCCGACCGGGACTTCGTTGCGATCGCCTTCGACTCCGGGGGCGTTGCGACCGGACCGATGGCGGTGACCTTCCTGATGTCGCTGGCCGTCGGGGTGGCGGCGTCCTTGGAGGGGAGAGACGCTGTGACCGAGGGGTTCGGGCTCATCGCCTTCATCGCCCTGGCGCCGATCCTCTCGGTGCTGGTCCTCGGTATCCTCTTCAAACACAAAAAAGGTGGAAAGACATGA
- a CDS encoding sodium-dependent transporter, whose amino-acid sequence MEQWSSRAGFILAAIGSAVGIGNIWRFSAVVGQNGGGAYLVPYLIAVFLCAFPLMVLELAIGRHFHGTVVSAFRSVRPQFRIIGWLLCGIVFLMLSYYLVITGWTLGYALTSLGGEPLPFSRFTAGWLPVLLFVVAAGISGIVVSLGIREGIERISTVLIPVSVGILVVLLLYAATMPGFVQGVSFLLTPDFSVLGDPLLWSAAFGQAFFSLSVGTGILLTYGAYVRPGESIAGSALIITLADVGVALLAGMVIFPLVFSFGLVPTIGAELAFTTLPAAFALMPNGWIVATAFFLVLFFAALTSALSMLEVGVAAVQESLAWSRGRTAALLTGVVLLIGLPSALSYSAVDLRIGGIRVLDFMDETVGALGLPVAAILLAVVFTWFIPPRILTEEIGHSIARFVHPLCRFVIPGVLMVTTGARLLAGLDDPGLRNLPGSAFIGTVLQVEGLVAIVLIVLVITLALCRFRGCPLATRIRGRI is encoded by the coding sequence ATGGAACAGTGGTCATCGCGGGCCGGGTTCATCCTGGCCGCCATCGGTTCCGCGGTCGGGATCGGAAACATCTGGCGGTTCTCCGCGGTGGTCGGGCAGAACGGCGGCGGGGCCTACCTGGTCCCCTACCTGATCGCCGTCTTCCTCTGCGCCTTCCCCCTCATGGTCCTCGAACTCGCCATCGGGCGGCACTTCCACGGCACCGTGGTCAGCGCCTTCAGGTCGGTGCGGCCGCAGTTCCGGATCATCGGATGGCTCCTCTGCGGCATCGTCTTTCTGATGCTCTCCTACTACCTGGTGATCACCGGGTGGACCCTCGGCTACGCTCTGACCTCCCTGGGGGGCGAGCCCCTCCCCTTCTCCCGTTTCACCGCTGGATGGCTTCCGGTCCTCCTGTTTGTGGTTGCCGCAGGGATCAGCGGGATCGTGGTATCCCTCGGGATCAGGGAGGGGATCGAGCGGATCTCGACCGTCCTGATCCCGGTCTCGGTAGGTATCCTGGTCGTTCTCCTGCTGTATGCGGCCACCATGCCCGGCTTTGTCCAGGGAGTCTCCTTCCTCCTCACCCCCGACTTCTCGGTCCTCGGCGACCCCCTCCTCTGGAGTGCGGCCTTCGGCCAGGCCTTCTTCTCCCTCTCGGTCGGCACCGGCATCCTGCTCACCTACGGGGCATATGTGCGCCCGGGGGAGAGCATCGCGGGTTCGGCCCTGATCATCACCCTTGCCGACGTCGGGGTGGCCCTCCTGGCCGGGATGGTGATCTTTCCTCTCGTCTTCTCCTTCGGGCTCGTCCCGACCATCGGGGCTGAACTGGCCTTCACCACCCTGCCTGCCGCCTTTGCCCTGATGCCGAACGGCTGGATCGTCGCCACGGCTTTCTTTCTGGTCCTCTTCTTTGCGGCGCTCACCTCCGCGCTCTCCATGCTCGAGGTGGGCGTGGCCGCCGTCCAGGAGTCGCTCGCCTGGTCGAGAGGACGGACGGCGGCACTGCTCACCGGCGTGGTCCTCCTCATCGGCCTCCCTTCGGCGCTCTCGTACAGTGCGGTCGACCTCAGGATCGGGGGGATACGGGTGCTCGACTTCATGGACGAGACCGTAGGGGCCCTCGGCCTCCCGGTCGCCGCCATCCTCCTTGCGGTCGTCTTCACCTGGTTCATACCCCCGCGGATACTGACCGAAGAGATCGGGCACTCAATCGCCCGCTTCGTCCATCCCCTCTGCAGGTTCGTCATCCCCGGCGTCCTGATGGTCACGACCGGGGCCCGCCTCCTCGCCGGCCTCGACGATCCCGGCCTCCGAAACCTCCCGGGGAGCGCATTCATCGGGACGGTGCTGCAGGTCGAGGGGCTCGTTGCCATCGTCCTGATCGTGCTGGTCATCACCCTTGCACTCTGCCGGTTCAGGGGGTGCCCGCTGGCCACCCGTATCCGTGGACGGATCTGA